The Microbacterium sp. LWH7-1.2 genome window below encodes:
- a CDS encoding Pr6Pr family membrane protein, with protein MTRTRGWATTWTVLRLAMAALTIAAIAAQLTKSIGTAVELGRDVPTTIANFFSFFTILSNAAAAVVLAWIALWYLFMGRRQNTDAEPRGLAVALACVSTYMIITGIVYNTLLRHIELPDGSAPIPWSNEVLHLIGPIFLLLDVFLGPLRRALPWRTLWAVVALPIVWVIYTMIRGPLITNPVSGDPFWYPYPFLNPNNPGGWPSVILYVIAIAVAIVAVGAFVMWWGRRRGAAADASDDAGATASIPSSVVSD; from the coding sequence ATGACGCGCACGCGGGGATGGGCGACGACCTGGACGGTGCTGCGACTGGCGATGGCGGCGCTGACGATCGCGGCGATCGCGGCGCAGCTGACGAAATCGATCGGCACGGCCGTCGAGCTCGGCCGCGACGTCCCCACCACGATCGCGAACTTCTTCAGCTTCTTCACGATCCTCTCGAACGCCGCCGCCGCGGTCGTGCTCGCCTGGATCGCGCTCTGGTACCTCTTCATGGGGCGGCGTCAGAACACGGATGCTGAGCCCCGCGGTCTCGCGGTGGCGCTGGCGTGCGTCAGCACGTACATGATCATCACGGGCATCGTCTACAACACCCTGTTGCGCCACATCGAGCTGCCGGACGGCAGTGCCCCCATCCCGTGGTCGAACGAGGTGCTGCATCTCATCGGCCCGATCTTCCTGCTCCTCGACGTGTTCCTCGGCCCGTTGCGCCGAGCCCTTCCGTGGCGGACCCTGTGGGCCGTGGTCGCCCTCCCCATCGTGTGGGTGATCTACACGATGATCCGCGGACCTCTCATCACCAACCCGGTGAGCGGTGATCCGTTCTGGTACCCGTACCCGTTCCTCAACCCGAACAACCCGGGCGGATGGCCGTCGGTGATCCTCTACGTCATCGCAATCGCGGTCGCGATCGTCGCCGTGGGGGCCTTCGTCATGTGGTGGGGACGGCGTCGAGGTGCGGCCGCCGACGCATCGGACGACGCCGGGGCGACGGCATCCATCCCCTCATCGGTCGTGTCGGACTGA
- a CDS encoding LuxR C-terminal-related transcriptional regulator, whose protein sequence is MAIREAGVVDWTGRFEELTAREAALAGDELDELGQAAWFVGHDDVSVRAWERAHLRYLDDGDLSSAVRCVFWLGFTLSEHGDEVRGGAWMGRLMELCARDDATPATEAVHALCIAYGAFSRGRVEASVPLFRQAVERADAAADVDAFTLATMSLGRALMMTGRIDEAIVELDRVMLLIADGRVSDRAAGPAYCAVIASLLGRGDVERARVWTRELGDWCDSQRGLEPFRGECTLHRAGVLQLGGEWQAAATATDQVCTTEKRPETLAHAWYRAADLHRVTGRPAPAREALRRAAALGLDVQPGLALLKRDAGDLAGAWAGLEGARTTAVEPAVRAEVLAAAVQVALDRGRLSDAAAAAHELSACATAFDTLYLRALSSRADGELALAEGRAGEALPLLRASWAAWRRLDAPYEAALTRVAIGAAIRAIGDAEGAELEFDAARGVLEGLGAIPDLARLERVAAAAPVAASDPGLSRREREVLALVSRGWSNRRIAEHLFLSERTVARHVGSILAKLGVPSRSAATAYAFEHDLVATT, encoded by the coding sequence ATGGCGATCCGGGAGGCCGGCGTCGTGGACTGGACGGGCCGTTTCGAGGAGCTCACGGCGCGCGAGGCCGCACTGGCGGGCGATGAGCTGGACGAGCTGGGCCAGGCGGCGTGGTTCGTCGGCCACGACGACGTCTCGGTGCGCGCGTGGGAGCGAGCACACCTGCGCTACTTGGACGACGGCGACCTGTCGTCGGCGGTTCGCTGCGTGTTCTGGCTGGGGTTCACGCTCAGCGAGCACGGCGATGAGGTGCGCGGCGGCGCGTGGATGGGCCGGCTCATGGAGCTGTGCGCCCGCGATGACGCGACCCCGGCCACCGAGGCCGTCCACGCCCTGTGCATCGCCTACGGCGCCTTCTCACGGGGTCGGGTCGAGGCATCCGTCCCGCTCTTCCGTCAGGCGGTGGAGAGAGCGGATGCTGCCGCCGACGTCGATGCGTTCACCCTCGCCACGATGAGCCTGGGCCGTGCGCTGATGATGACGGGACGGATCGACGAGGCCATCGTGGAGCTCGACCGGGTGATGCTGCTGATCGCCGACGGCCGCGTGAGCGACCGAGCCGCAGGCCCCGCGTACTGCGCGGTGATCGCGAGCCTGCTCGGTCGCGGCGACGTGGAACGGGCACGGGTATGGACGCGCGAGCTCGGCGACTGGTGCGATTCGCAGCGGGGGCTGGAACCCTTCCGCGGGGAGTGCACACTGCACAGGGCGGGGGTGCTGCAACTCGGCGGTGAATGGCAGGCCGCCGCCACCGCGACCGATCAGGTCTGCACGACGGAGAAGCGCCCGGAGACTCTGGCGCACGCCTGGTACCGGGCGGCGGACCTGCATCGCGTGACCGGTCGACCCGCTCCTGCCCGCGAGGCGCTGCGCCGCGCGGCGGCGCTCGGACTCGACGTGCAGCCCGGCCTGGCCCTGCTGAAGCGCGACGCCGGCGACCTCGCCGGCGCGTGGGCCGGACTCGAGGGCGCCCGGACGACCGCGGTGGAGCCGGCGGTGCGGGCAGAGGTGCTCGCCGCCGCCGTGCAGGTCGCACTCGACCGCGGCCGCCTCTCGGATGCCGCCGCGGCGGCACACGAGCTGTCGGCGTGCGCCACGGCGTTCGACACCCTGTACCTGCGGGCCCTGTCGTCGCGCGCCGACGGCGAACTGGCGCTGGCCGAGGGCCGCGCGGGCGAGGCCCTGCCGCTGCTGCGCGCGTCGTGGGCCGCCTGGCGCCGCCTCGACGCCCCGTACGAAGCGGCACTCACGCGGGTCGCGATCGGCGCGGCGATCCGGGCGATCGGCGACGCAGAGGGCGCCGAGCTCGAGTTCGACGCGGCCCGGGGCGTGCTCGAGGGCCTGGGCGCGATCCCCGACCTCGCGCGGCTCGAGCGGGTGGCGGCCGCGGCGCCGGTCGCAGCATCCGATCCCGGACTCAGCCGTCGCGAGCGAGAGGTTCTCGCGCTCGTGTCGCGGGGCTGGTCCAACCGGCGCATCGCCGAGCACCTCTTCCTCAGCGAGCGCACCGTGGCGCGGCACGTCGGCAGCATCCTCGCCAAGCTCGGCGTGCCCAGCCGCTCAGCCGCCACCGCCTACGCGTTCGAGCACGACCTAGTCGCCACCACCTGA
- a CDS encoding NAD(P)/FAD-dependent oxidoreductase yields MDTTALDTVIIGAGPAGLHTARLLAERGVDFEIIDGHDRVGDAWRERYRSLRLFSPRRWAEIPGMRMGIGFFDYPTGTQFADYLEQCAAAIGARLRLSTRVERLSLTEDGRFRLALSPAGEVVASHVVIAAGAHERPVLPAFAAALDPAIHALHSLDYRGPEDFAPGPVLVVGAANSGTDIALEAAVSGHATTLAGRHPGQVPISIDTPIGNLVSSVFIRRLRGLTLDTERGRRFAAANRGHGVNLVRNHLADLAKAGVRQVGRVTGLDAEGRPVLEDGERMDAATVVWCTGSLPDLHWVGIPAAFDGNGDVAHERGLATGVPGLAFVGLPFQYSVASPTLMGMERDAAYVVSHLFEPSRPAPARSAASVAA; encoded by the coding sequence ATGGACACCACAGCACTCGACACCGTGATCATCGGCGCGGGCCCGGCGGGTCTTCACACCGCGCGTCTGCTCGCAGAACGCGGGGTCGACTTCGAGATCATCGACGGCCACGACCGCGTCGGAGACGCGTGGCGCGAGCGCTATCGCTCGCTGCGGCTGTTCTCGCCGCGGCGGTGGGCGGAGATTCCGGGCATGCGGATGGGCATCGGGTTCTTCGACTACCCCACCGGCACGCAGTTCGCCGACTACCTCGAGCAGTGCGCCGCCGCGATCGGCGCGCGGCTGCGGCTCTCGACCAGAGTCGAGCGGCTGTCGCTGACAGAGGACGGACGCTTCCGCCTCGCGCTCTCCCCCGCAGGCGAGGTCGTCGCCTCGCACGTCGTCATCGCCGCCGGCGCGCACGAACGACCGGTCCTTCCGGCGTTCGCCGCGGCCCTCGACCCGGCGATCCACGCGCTGCACTCGCTGGACTACCGCGGTCCCGAGGACTTCGCGCCCGGACCGGTGCTCGTCGTCGGCGCCGCCAACTCGGGCACCGACATCGCACTCGAGGCAGCGGTATCCGGTCATGCGACCACGCTCGCGGGCCGCCACCCCGGACAGGTGCCGATCAGCATCGACACGCCGATAGGCAACCTCGTCAGCAGCGTCTTCATCCGCCGGCTGCGCGGCCTGACCCTCGACACCGAGCGGGGCCGGCGCTTCGCGGCCGCGAATCGTGGTCATGGCGTCAACCTCGTGCGTAACCATCTGGCCGACCTCGCCAAGGCCGGCGTGCGTCAGGTCGGGCGCGTCACGGGTCTGGACGCCGAGGGCCGGCCGGTGCTCGAGGACGGAGAGCGGATGGATGCCGCGACCGTCGTGTGGTGCACCGGCTCGCTGCCCGACCTGCACTGGGTGGGCATCCCCGCCGCCTTCGACGGGAATGGCGACGTCGCACACGAGCGCGGGCTCGCGACCGGCGTCCCGGGACTCGCGTTCGTGGGGCTGCCCTTCCAGTACTCGGTCGCCTCGCCCACCCTCATGGGGATGGAGCGGGATGCCGCTTATGTCGTGTCGCACCTGTTCGAGCCGTCGCGCCCGGCGCCCGCGCGGTCGGCGGCATCGGTCGCCGCGTGA
- a CDS encoding Pr6Pr family membrane protein, which produces MHWAWFRIAAALTGISGVVAGFIVNVDRAARQGQGLGDVLANYFSLFTIVSTLLSIVTLFVAASWAMRHPGSSREPFGIALALAAVTGPVLLLGLVYNALLRGLPSAIALGDSAGIAMLDKYAAEVLHVVLPIYFVLDLLLAPRRRALPWWSLAVLVGYPLVWTTYTMVRGERVANPDGTTPWWYPYPFLDPHGAGGYSSAFLYIGVILVGFLAIGSIIILIGRYRAKRSTRHGAPAARHTLLI; this is translated from the coding sequence ATGCACTGGGCATGGTTTCGAATCGCCGCGGCACTCACCGGTATCTCCGGAGTCGTCGCGGGGTTCATCGTCAACGTAGACCGCGCAGCGCGCCAGGGGCAGGGCCTCGGCGACGTGCTGGCGAACTACTTCAGCCTGTTCACGATCGTCTCGACGCTGCTCAGCATCGTCACCCTGTTCGTGGCCGCATCATGGGCGATGCGGCACCCGGGCTCCTCCCGCGAGCCGTTCGGCATCGCGCTGGCCCTGGCGGCGGTCACGGGTCCCGTGCTGCTGCTCGGGCTCGTCTACAACGCGCTGCTGCGCGGACTGCCGTCGGCCATCGCGCTCGGCGACTCCGCCGGGATCGCGATGCTCGACAAGTACGCGGCCGAGGTGCTGCACGTGGTCCTGCCGATCTACTTCGTGCTGGACCTGCTGCTGGCCCCGCGCCGGCGGGCGCTGCCCTGGTGGTCGCTCGCGGTGCTGGTCGGGTACCCGCTGGTCTGGACGACGTACACGATGGTCCGCGGCGAGCGCGTCGCGAACCCCGACGGGACCACACCGTGGTGGTACCCGTACCCGTTCCTCGACCCGCACGGCGCGGGCGGCTACTCGTCCGCATTCCTCTACATCGGCGTGATCCTGGTCGGTTTCCTGGCGATCGGCTCGATCATCATCCTCATCGGCCGGTACCGCGCGAAGCGGTCGACGCGGCACGGCGCACCGGCCGCTCGCCACACGCTGCTGATCTGA
- a CDS encoding D-alanyl-D-alanine carboxypeptidase, which translates to MDPQVRRRRRRIGLIVTAIVLVVLLGVPGGYVWWALTAPVSAPVVETHEPRVTVPAAAAVALPSTGASAIAVAGGDDYLGADASGIWATSGTGEPRSIASIAKVITALVILDRHPLADASDPGPTITFSKADHDLYDQYYVRGATIAAMPTGSSMSLHDAIATMLIPSASNYAEAVSTWAFGSQGAFRGAAQRWLAANGLTGTTFVEPTGLDARNTSTPADLIALGKLAAANPTIASIAATSSLSLPGPGRIVNTNDLLGSNGITGLKTGNLGEGTYNLLFTASVPVGTAQPLSVTGVVLGGFTRANVNHDVMALIDSIRAGFHEVPVAKRDQPVGTVTTPWGSAAQIVVSDYATIFTWSDTPIAVEMTTTTPKTYRDGEEVGSITWTAGPNTVTVPIEIDGTIVPPTDSWRLTHPGELGRG; encoded by the coding sequence GTGGACCCGCAGGTACGGCGCCGGCGCCGCCGCATCGGGCTGATCGTCACCGCGATCGTGCTCGTCGTGCTGCTCGGGGTCCCCGGCGGGTACGTGTGGTGGGCGCTGACGGCACCGGTGAGCGCTCCCGTCGTCGAGACGCACGAGCCGCGCGTGACGGTACCCGCGGCTGCCGCTGTCGCGCTCCCGTCGACCGGCGCCTCGGCGATCGCCGTCGCCGGAGGGGACGACTATCTGGGGGCGGACGCGAGCGGCATCTGGGCGACGAGCGGGACGGGCGAACCGCGGTCGATCGCGAGCATCGCGAAAGTCATCACGGCGCTGGTGATCCTCGATCGGCATCCGCTGGCGGACGCCTCGGATCCCGGCCCCACAATCACCTTCAGCAAGGCCGACCACGACCTCTACGACCAGTACTACGTGCGGGGCGCGACGATCGCGGCGATGCCGACCGGCAGCTCGATGTCGCTGCACGACGCGATCGCCACGATGCTCATCCCGTCGGCGAGCAACTACGCGGAGGCCGTCTCGACATGGGCCTTCGGATCGCAGGGCGCCTTCCGCGGCGCCGCGCAGCGGTGGCTCGCGGCGAACGGGCTCACCGGCACGACGTTCGTCGAGCCCACCGGCCTCGACGCGCGCAACACCAGCACACCGGCCGACCTCATCGCGCTCGGCAAGCTCGCCGCCGCGAATCCGACGATCGCGAGCATCGCCGCGACGTCGTCCCTCTCGCTGCCCGGTCCCGGCCGCATCGTGAACACCAACGACCTCCTCGGGAGCAACGGGATCACCGGCCTCAAGACCGGGAACCTCGGTGAGGGCACCTACAACTTGCTGTTCACGGCATCCGTCCCCGTCGGAACGGCGCAGCCGCTCAGCGTGACCGGAGTGGTGCTCGGCGGCTTCACCCGCGCGAACGTGAATCACGACGTGATGGCGCTGATCGACAGCATCCGCGCCGGCTTCCACGAGGTGCCGGTCGCGAAGCGCGATCAGCCGGTCGGCACCGTGACGACGCCGTGGGGCTCGGCGGCGCAGATCGTCGTCTCCGACTACGCGACGATCTTCACGTGGTCCGACACCCCGATCGCTGTGGAGATGACGACGACCACCCCGAAGACCTACAGGGACGGCGAAGAGGTCGGGAGCATCACGTGGACCGCGGGGCCGAACACGGTGACGGTTCCGATCGAGATCGACGGCACCATCGTCCCGCCGACCGACTCCTGGCGCCTCACGCACCCGGGGGAGCTCGGCAGAGGGTGA
- a CDS encoding beta-propeller fold lactonase family protein: MKFWLGGYTADMGGSASGIGMLLAGPADDASAGGPLAFAGEVATTHSPSWLVPHPGSLTVAPGDVVYAALEARQQVQAFRRTGEATFAPLGAPIAAGEAVCHVAVSPDGRFLVASCWGDGRVVRMGLDAAGRPSSPVIAAAAVDPYGPDGAPEQAGDIDLAAAARALREAAGEEYAHLVPDHDRDAPAAADEAGAEASVARPSRAHEAVFLPGGLIATTDLGYDVVRFWRDGTNGLRQVQQVALPQGSGPRHMVWHPSGHLYVVTEFSCELFVLAPAADGTWSLIGGTPLGAGTLPGDSAAELAASRDGEFLYAGVRGSNALATLRVRGAGEYVEPVALVDAGVDWPRHHVVVRDILLVAGQLSNEVASLTLDVRTGVPGRVRHRTDAPSPTCLLPVR, translated from the coding sequence ATGAAGTTCTGGCTGGGCGGGTACACCGCCGACATGGGCGGCAGTGCGTCCGGAATCGGGATGCTGCTCGCCGGCCCCGCCGACGACGCCTCAGCGGGCGGCCCGCTGGCGTTCGCCGGTGAGGTCGCGACGACCCACTCGCCGTCGTGGCTGGTGCCGCACCCGGGTTCCCTGACCGTCGCCCCGGGCGACGTCGTGTACGCGGCGCTCGAGGCGCGGCAGCAGGTGCAGGCGTTCCGCCGCACAGGGGAGGCGACGTTCGCCCCGCTCGGCGCGCCGATCGCCGCCGGCGAGGCGGTGTGCCATGTCGCGGTGTCGCCCGACGGCCGGTTCCTCGTCGCGAGCTGCTGGGGCGACGGACGCGTGGTCCGTATGGGCCTGGATGCTGCGGGCCGACCCTCGTCGCCGGTGATCGCTGCTGCGGCCGTCGACCCCTACGGACCCGACGGCGCGCCGGAACAGGCGGGCGACATCGACCTTGCGGCCGCCGCCCGCGCGCTGCGTGAGGCCGCCGGCGAGGAGTACGCGCACCTCGTCCCCGACCACGACCGCGACGCCCCCGCCGCAGCCGACGAAGCCGGGGCCGAGGCATCCGTCGCCCGTCCCTCTCGTGCGCACGAGGCGGTGTTCCTGCCGGGCGGGCTCATCGCGACGACCGACCTGGGCTACGACGTCGTACGGTTCTGGCGCGATGGGACCAACGGACTGCGGCAGGTGCAGCAGGTGGCGCTGCCGCAGGGCAGCGGTCCGCGGCACATGGTGTGGCACCCGAGCGGGCACCTGTACGTCGTGACCGAGTTCTCGTGCGAGCTGTTCGTGCTCGCGCCCGCGGCCGACGGCACCTGGAGCCTCATCGGGGGCACGCCGCTCGGCGCGGGGACCCTCCCGGGCGACAGCGCCGCCGAGCTCGCGGCATCGCGCGACGGGGAGTTCCTGTACGCCGGGGTTCGCGGCAGCAACGCGCTCGCGACGCTGCGCGTGCGCGGGGCCGGCGAGTACGTCGAGCCGGTCGCGCTCGTCGACGCCGGGGTGGACTGGCCGCGGCACCACGTGGTGGTGCGAGACATCCTGCTCGTCGCCGGTCAGCTGTCGAACGAGGTCGCCTCGCTCACACTCGACGTGCGCACGGGTGTGCCCGGCCGCGTGCGCCACCGCACCGACGCCCCGTCGCCGACCTGCCTGCTCCCCGTGCGCTGA
- a CDS encoding DUF1990 domain-containing protein — translation MADGEDVSLTQPGRADWREHPEGFRRWERSTTLGEGDDVWDWARAEVLRWGVKTRSGFTVSPEATAVRPGDRPVIMAHPFGLSVREPVEVVAVVDRSDRVGFAYQTLAGHPVTGEEAFVVHRDGASVLLTIRSLTRPGRRQWRALYPAPLLAQAVARRRYLRALRVRAAR, via the coding sequence GTGGCCGACGGCGAAGACGTCTCTCTGACGCAACCGGGGCGCGCGGACTGGCGCGAGCACCCGGAGGGCTTCCGGCGCTGGGAGAGATCCACGACCCTCGGCGAGGGCGACGACGTCTGGGACTGGGCGCGCGCCGAGGTGCTGAGGTGGGGCGTGAAGACCCGCAGCGGCTTCACCGTCTCTCCGGAGGCGACCGCCGTGCGTCCCGGCGACCGGCCGGTGATCATGGCGCACCCGTTCGGGCTGTCGGTGCGCGAGCCCGTCGAGGTCGTCGCCGTCGTCGATCGGAGCGACCGCGTCGGCTTCGCCTACCAGACGCTCGCCGGCCACCCGGTCACGGGCGAGGAGGCCTTCGTCGTGCACCGAGACGGCGCCTCGGTGCTGCTCACGATCCGCTCACTGACGCGCCCCGGCCGGCGGCAGTGGCGCGCTCTGTACCCGGCCCCGCTCCTCGCGCAGGCGGTCGCACGCCGCCGCTACCTCCGCGCGCTCCGCGTCCGCGCCGCCCGCTGA
- a CDS encoding nitroreductase family deazaflavin-dependent oxidoreductase: MSVGSVVKSAVGAALLVNAVPHGVSGVQGRPFPSPFADPPGVGLSSPRVNVAWSAANAIAGALLLRKGIRSRGEAVGTAVGAVAMAATISYHFGDVLAGGTGLRGFASGLSAGGSGPPRALVKLTEPIAIALAGRRWLPLWAVLHHRGRKSGAEYATPVAVVPTVDPALVLIGLPWGRDTNWARNVVAAGSADVTWSGATHATSSPRIIEPAEAAALAKPMFRPIVRRMPAAIVLRRSSESG, from the coding sequence GTGTCGGTCGGGTCGGTCGTCAAAAGCGCCGTCGGCGCCGCGTTGCTCGTCAACGCCGTGCCACACGGGGTGAGCGGTGTGCAGGGGCGTCCGTTTCCCAGTCCGTTCGCCGATCCTCCCGGTGTGGGCCTGTCGTCCCCGCGGGTGAACGTCGCGTGGAGCGCCGCCAACGCGATCGCGGGTGCGCTGCTGCTGCGAAAAGGCATCCGTTCCCGGGGCGAAGCCGTCGGGACGGCCGTCGGGGCGGTCGCGATGGCCGCGACGATCTCGTACCACTTCGGCGACGTGCTGGCGGGTGGGACCGGCCTTCGGGGATTCGCGAGCGGGCTCTCGGCAGGTGGCTCGGGACCGCCGCGCGCCCTCGTGAAGTTGACAGAACCGATCGCGATCGCACTGGCCGGACGCCGCTGGTTGCCGCTGTGGGCGGTCCTGCACCATCGAGGCCGCAAGAGCGGTGCGGAGTACGCCACTCCGGTCGCGGTGGTGCCCACGGTGGATCCGGCGCTGGTGCTGATCGGCCTGCCGTGGGGACGGGACACGAACTGGGCGCGCAACGTCGTCGCGGCGGGGTCGGCCGACGTCACGTGGTCGGGCGCGACGCACGCGACGTCGTCGCCGCGCATCATCGAACCGGCAGAGGCGGCAGCTCTCGCGAAGCCGATGTTCCGTCCGATCGTGAGGCGGATGCCGGCGGCGATCGTGCTGCGGCGTTCATCAGAGTCCGGCTGA
- a CDS encoding adenylosuccinate synthase, producing the protein MPGIVIVGVQWGDEGKGKATDLLGERTDWVVKFNGGNNAGHTVVIGDEKYALHLLPSGILSPGVNAVIGNGVVIDLEVLFYELEALHARGLDTSRLRVSANAHIITQYHRTLDKVTERFLGKRQIGTTGRGIGPAYADKINRVGIRVQDLFDENILRQKVEGALDQKNHLLVKIFNRRAITADEIVEDLLSYAERLRPMVADTSLLLNDALDAGDVVVFEGGQATMLDVDHGTYPFVTSSSATAGGAATGSGVGPNRLDRIVGIVKAYTTRVGSGPFPTELFDENGDFLRSRGFEFGTTTGRPRRVGWYDAPITRYATRINGITDLVLTKLDILTGLDQIPVCVAYEVEGERFDEVPVNQSDFHHAKPILEYFPGWKQDISKARTFDELPLEAQQYVLALEAMSGTRISVIGVGAARDAVIVRHDLVD; encoded by the coding sequence ATGCCAGGCATCGTGATCGTCGGAGTCCAGTGGGGAGACGAGGGCAAGGGCAAGGCCACCGATCTCCTGGGTGAGCGCACCGACTGGGTGGTCAAGTTCAACGGCGGGAACAACGCCGGCCACACGGTCGTGATCGGCGACGAGAAGTACGCGCTGCACCTGCTGCCTTCCGGCATCCTGTCTCCCGGCGTGAACGCGGTGATCGGCAACGGCGTCGTCATCGACCTCGAAGTGCTCTTCTACGAGCTCGAGGCGCTCCACGCCCGCGGTCTCGACACCTCGCGCCTGCGCGTCAGCGCGAACGCGCACATCATCACGCAGTACCACCGCACGCTCGACAAGGTCACCGAGCGCTTCCTCGGCAAGCGCCAGATCGGCACCACCGGTCGCGGTATCGGCCCGGCCTACGCCGACAAGATCAACCGCGTCGGCATCCGCGTGCAGGACCTCTTCGACGAGAACATCCTGCGCCAGAAGGTCGAGGGCGCCCTCGACCAGAAGAACCACCTGCTGGTCAAGATCTTCAACCGCCGCGCGATCACCGCCGACGAGATCGTCGAGGACCTGCTGTCGTACGCGGAGCGGCTGCGCCCGATGGTGGCCGACACCTCGCTGCTCCTCAACGACGCGCTCGACGCCGGCGACGTGGTCGTCTTCGAGGGCGGTCAGGCGACGATGCTCGACGTCGACCACGGCACCTACCCGTTCGTGACGTCCTCGTCGGCCACGGCCGGTGGCGCGGCGACAGGCTCGGGCGTCGGCCCCAACCGCCTCGACCGCATCGTCGGCATCGTGAAGGCGTACACGACGCGTGTGGGCTCGGGTCCGTTCCCGACCGAGCTGTTCGACGAGAACGGCGACTTCCTGCGCTCCCGCGGCTTCGAGTTCGGCACCACGACCGGCCGCCCGCGCCGCGTGGGCTGGTACGACGCCCCCATCACACGCTACGCGACGCGCATCAACGGCATCACCGACCTCGTGCTGACCAAGCTCGACATCCTCACCGGCCTCGACCAGATCCCGGTCTGCGTCGCGTACGAGGTCGAGGGCGAGCGGTTCGACGAGGTCCCGGTGAACCAGTCAGACTTCCACCACGCGAAGCCGATCCTCGAGTACTTCCCCGGCTGGAAGCAGGACATCTCGAAGGCCCGCACGTTCGACGAGCTCCCCCTCGAGGCACAGCAGTACGTCCTCGCGCTCGAGGCGATGAGCGGCACCCGCATCTCGGTGATCGGCGTGGGCGCCGCCCGCGACGCCGTCATCGTGCGCCACGACCTCGTCGACTGA
- a CDS encoding AI-2E family transporter codes for MTDASPALGATAAEVAEPLSADAAAGTDSFATTPVAPDDTAPDATPVFTGEAPEGKTFWANLNSPFRLGLVLTLGGLAAIALGLAFWNLSTIIIYVVFALFAALGLDPVVRWFGRHNVSRPWAIVIVYTAFALVLTGILLLVVPTLIKQISAFFSDLPTTIANFQKSDFYGWLSDTFGSQVGQITDQVESFLTNPANIAAIGGGVVNFAVSVGTTISGLIIVLVLSLYFLAGLPAMKVAFNRFVAARNRKKAAEMTDQITDSIGAYLMGMVVLAFCNSVVAFLLHLFLGLPFPALMGVLAFLITLIPLIGSVLYWITATTIALFTGGWVPALIFAVIYLIYMQLEAYVLTPKVMNKAISVPGALVVIGAMVGGTLLGLLGALVAIPVTASILLIIKQVFIPKQDAKI; via the coding sequence ATGACCGATGCCTCGCCCGCCCTCGGTGCCACCGCAGCCGAGGTTGCTGAGCCCCTGTCCGCCGATGCCGCGGCGGGCACGGACAGTTTCGCGACCACCCCCGTCGCCCCCGACGACACCGCACCCGACGCCACCCCGGTCTTCACCGGTGAGGCGCCGGAGGGCAAGACGTTCTGGGCGAACCTCAACAGCCCCTTCCGGTTGGGTCTGGTGCTGACGCTCGGCGGACTCGCGGCGATCGCCCTGGGCCTGGCGTTCTGGAACCTCTCGACGATCATCATCTACGTCGTGTTCGCGCTGTTCGCGGCGCTCGGCCTCGATCCCGTCGTGCGCTGGTTCGGGCGGCACAACGTGTCGCGGCCGTGGGCGATCGTGATCGTCTACACGGCGTTCGCTCTGGTGCTCACCGGCATCCTGCTCCTCGTCGTGCCGACCCTGATCAAGCAGATCAGCGCGTTCTTCTCCGACCTCCCGACGACCATCGCGAACTTCCAGAAGTCGGACTTCTACGGCTGGCTCAGCGACACGTTCGGGTCGCAGGTCGGCCAGATCACCGACCAGGTGGAGTCGTTCCTGACCAACCCGGCGAACATCGCCGCCATCGGCGGCGGCGTGGTGAACTTCGCCGTGAGCGTGGGCACGACGATCTCTGGTCTCATCATCGTGCTCGTGCTGAGCCTGTACTTCCTCGCGGGCCTGCCCGCCATGAAGGTGGCCTTCAACCGCTTCGTCGCTGCCCGCAACCGCAAGAAGGCGGCGGAGATGACCGACCAGATCACCGACTCCATCGGCGCCTACCTGATGGGCATGGTGGTGCTGGCGTTCTGCAACTCGGTGGTCGCGTTCCTGCTGCACCTTTTCCTCGGGCTGCCGTTCCCGGCGCTGATGGGCGTGCTCGCATTCCTCATCACCCTGATCCCTCTCATCGGTTCGGTGCTGTACTGGATCACGGCGACGACGATCGCGCTCTTCACCGGCGGCTGGGTGCCTGCGCTGATCTTCGCGGTCATCTACCTCATCTACATGCAGCTCGAGGCATACGTGCTCACGCCGAAGGTCATGAACAAGGCGATCTCGGTGCCCGGCGCCCTCGTCGTGATCGGTGCGATGGTCGGTGGAACGCTGCTCGGCCTCCTCGGCGCGCTCGTCGCCATCCCGGTGACGGCGTCGATCCTCCTGATCATCAAGCAGGTCTTCATCCCCAAGCAGGACGCCAAGATCTGA